In Prionailurus bengalensis isolate Pbe53 chromosome D4, Fcat_Pben_1.1_paternal_pri, whole genome shotgun sequence, the DNA window catttcttttgcagttttgtttttcttttcttttttttaaaaaaatgaccaatgATGTTAATAAATAAAGTATTCATATATACATGAAGCTGGGGAAACGGTTCCAGGGTGTGCGGCAGCTGATGAGTTGGGGACACACGTCGGGCTGGGCTTTCGTAGAAAACTGCTGAACCTTACAAAAaagtctccttttattttttttatttattttttgtctttttaatcttttttttgtttcgttttttgttgtgttttttttttcttaagttgagGTAAAAGTTTCAGTGTATGGAAACCTATGAGCTGCACACGCAGCCCCCGTGTTCCCTTCCGGGAGCCCCGGACACCCCTCCTCTCCGCGCCCGCCtgcctctctccccgcccccgcagAAGCCCTGCCTGGAGCTGGACGGGGCCCCCGAAGCCCACGCCAGGCTGGCTGTTCTCCGCGCCCCCAGAAAGAGGCGACCCCAGCCGCGAGGCTGAGCTCGGGGCCCAAAGGACAAAGCGCCTGTTTGCCAAGCTGACCGCTTTCCATACAGTACCATCCAGAGAAAGTTCCTTTGCAACAATGCGTTCCGGAGCTAGAGACCAGGTGGGGCGTAACAGAGGCGTTTCGCAAGAAACCTCAGACCGCATCTGGCACGTTTTCTCTACGGCTGTCAGGTCAGCGTTCGAAGTTACCATCTCCAAGCAACCGAGTTCGGTTACAAAGACTTTATGCAGAGTCGCACCGTCTCATAAAGCCTCACGTACCCACGAGAAAGATCTCTGACCTATTAAAGCAAAAACTGGAAGCTACCATAACACTGAGTTAAGAAGAAAGCCCGCACACCATGGAACGAAAGTAGTATATTAACCATAGAAGGGAACACTGCAGAGTTGGGGCGTGTGCGACGTCGCTGGTTTTGTGCCGTTCTGTGAGTCCAGAGCTCATTCCGAGTCGCTGCTGTCGGAGCTGGATCCGCTGGAACTGCTGCTCCCGGACGCGGACGAGCTGCTGCTGCTGAGCCGGGACGGCCCTCCCGAGGGCGCGGAGCCCGCTTTCTCTGAGGGAGACGCGGCAGGTGAGAGGCGCTCCCCCGCGCACCCCCACGCACCCCGGCACCCGCTGGGCGAGCCCTTCCGGAATGTCCACCGGCGTCACACCGCCACGTCCCGTGCCTCGACccgcccatttcttcaccccGAAGCTCGGTCAATATTAACGAATGTTTGTTGAAAACAATGACCGCGTTAATGAGATCGTGGTACGGTAAGAGATGCGCTCGGCCTCTGTCCGGGTTctgggcacagagctcctaaaacccttggaatccCCGGACGCGGACATCTTTGGTTATTTGCACGGAGCCCCCTTTACAACAGCCCCGAGTTTATGCTCATGAGCGACTCAGGGTACAGCTGGTCCCCAGGAAAACCATGTGGAGGGGGCTGGGAACTTTCACCCCCTGGCCCCTAACTccggggaagggagggcaggggagctgGAGCGCTAAAATGTTCTCGCTCCCCAGAGCTTCCAGGTTGGCAGATGGGCAAGGGAGGGTGGTGTGCCCAGCGAGGGGAGGGAAGCTCCACGCCCTCACCCCTGCCACGCCTCGCCCCGTGCACTCCTCCCCTTCGGCTGTTCCTGAGTCGTGCCCTTTACAATAAACGACACAGTAAATAAAGCACTTTCCTGGGTTCTgcgagccattctagcaaattatcaaatccGAGCAGAGGGTCACGGGAACCCCAGCTGACAGGTCGGTGGTAAGGGAGGCCCAGGACTTGCACCTGGCATCTAAGAGAAGGGCGGTCTTTGGGGGTGGACCCCCCCCACCACTGGGGTCTGAGCGAACCCTACGTAAATAGTGTCAGGACCGAACTGGATGGCTGGACCCCACCCACAGCTGGCGCTGCAGAGTCAGTGTGAGCAGAAGCCCACACACTTGGTGTCAGAAGTGGGAGTAAGACTAGCTCAGGggtcaacaaaactaaatatactcgCGTCTAGAAAACACAGGTGCGATCTGCTAGGAGGATCTGACGGGGCGTGGGGGGAGGTCAGCAGTATAAAGATACCCACCAGCCACGTGCCGCCTACTCTGCCCTTCCCAGGGGCGATCCAGGGGACCCTCCCAGGCTTCAGAGGGAGCGGGCAGGGCAAGCAGGACTCGGCAAGGCGGCGGCACCCAGCCGCCACACTATCGTGCAGATGGGACCCCGACTCTGATCACCACCTGGGCGCCACCATCCCTGGGGCTGGGAGAAAATTATCTGCCCTTTCTTACAGGCTCCAGAGGAAAGAGACAACGACTCAAATCACCTGCTCACCTAAAATAAGGCTCCGCGGTCCACAAAGGACAGGGCCTGGCCAGGGGCAGCCGGGAAGAAAGCCCGCTGCCAGGGGCCAGGACCCCAGTCCCTCTCAAGCCACGGGGTCTACCCCCAAAGACCACAGTGAGGCCCTTCCACAGAGTCCTCTCCGGGGGTTCTGGCCTGGGGCGCTTCCACCCATGCCTCCCATCCGCTCAACCTCCCTGCAGGACCGGGGTCCCCAGTTTACAGGCAAGGGACCCGGGGGTTCAAGAGATCGAGAGCTTCACCTAAGGACACACTGCCCCTGAGCCGGTGGCGCCGCAGACCGAAGCCTGGGTCCGCCGGCCACTGCCCTACCGCCGACCCTCCCCCCTcgccagcagcagcaggggccGCCGGGGGACCCCACGCCTCGGCAGCAGCGTGGCCCACGCACAGGTACCTTTCTTGGCAGGCTTCTTGTTGTTCAGCTGTCCGCTGACATCCTGCAGCCGCCTCTCTaactccttcttcttttcctgaGCTAACTCCTCCTTCGACTTGGCCGCCTGCTTCTTCCCGCTCGTGGCTGCGGAAGAGCACGGAGCTGAGCCGGCGGGGCTGGGCGAGGGCGGGCAGCCACCCCTGGGGCCAAGGCCGCACCCGGCCCTCGGCAGGGCGGCCTCCAGGCGCCAGCCAGcaccccctcttcccccacccccgcccccggacGCTCGCGAGCTGTGCCTGGCTCCTCCCCGCAGGGCCGCCGCCAGAGCTCCCTGCCGGGACACGGACCCCGGCCCGCGTGCGCTGTTCCCTCGCCACAGGCACAGCCTTTTCTGCAAACCTCACGCCATCCCCACTCCACACGGCGCACAGACGGGCGCGTGCCGCTTGGCGACACCGTCCCCCGTGCGGAGGGCAGAGTCGAGACCTGAACGCTGACCCTCCAACTCACAGTTCTCCTCACGGGCGCAGCTCTCCCTCGGCTCGGCCGCCCCGCACGCCTGTGCCGCCACCTCGGAGTCCAAGGGGAACTTACCGGGGGCCCAAAGTGCGTGACTGCGGGGGTCACGTGACTCCGTCCAGGGGGAAGCAACCGACCCctcagagtgagggagaaagccCGATGAGCGGGCCACACGCGGGTGTAGGCGCACGCTGGCTGTTCCCTGGGGCCGGGCACTGCCCAGCTCTCCTGCCTCCTCGGGCCTGTCCTTTCCCTCACTCCCCAGCACCCGCTGCCCCAGGCAGTGCCTCGTCCCTGTCCGGTGCCAATGTCCGTCCTGGGAGGCCTCTGGACCCTCAACTCCCAGTAAGTGGAAACTGGTCTGCCCCGGCAGGGGGACCATCGAGAGGTCCCCTGCAGCCCTGCTCCAAACGAAGCCTCAGGGAGGCTTGTGGCGAAGGCCTTAGCTGGCACTCAAATGCAGGAGGCTCAGGACCGACCCAGGGGTCCTGCCTGTCCCTGCGACCGCCAAGGCACGCACGTGCCGCCCACCTGCccaagggcaggggaggagggcccGGCTGAGCCATCAGCACCTGTCTTTGGGGCACATGGCGGGAACGGGGGGAGGAGAGTGACCCACCCCACTTCCTAGCttaccccctccctcccccaccaggcctacagaagagggaagcaggggaggcaggggggaggaggacagagatgGCAAGCAGGGTGCTCTGCCCCCACAACTTACAGAATggcttcctttgctttttctgtaAACAAGACTTGACGTATCTCTCTAGTTCCCGCAACGTGGTGGGTTTCAGAGTCTCAAAGTCAATCTCTATCTCGTCAGGGTTGGAGTCCCTGAGCGAGGGCTCCCGGGACTGGATGATGTGCACCACCCGGCCCAGCTTCTCCCCGGGCAGCCGGTTGATGTCCAGGCTGAGCTGGCGCTTCTCGTCGTAGCTCATGGGCaagccctcttcctcctcctccgagTCGTAGGAGGCCGACGCCTGCTTGCCACCCTTCTTGGGCTGCCTGAGGGACAAGGCAAAGAACACCGTGGCACAGAGCCCCTGTCCCGTCccgctgaccatgtggagccccGGCCTCTGTCCTCCCATCCCCCGTGGAgccccttccccatcctcctgtctcctgcccccctgccccccatccccccacccccatgaagcCCCAGCCTCATCCCCTCTGCCCCTTGTCCCCCCCAGCCTCATGGagcccctgccccatcccctgtCCCCCGTGAAGCCCCTACCCctgttcccccagcccccatggaGGCCCTGCCCCATGtccctaaccaccccccccccccccccacggagCCTCCAGCCCCTGTCCCTCCAGCCCCCCTGAAGCCCAGCCCCTTGCCCACATTCTGTCTGGCCTTCTTCCTCTCCAGAACCAGGCTCTTTTACCAAGGAGCAAGCCCAAAGTGGTGCCCCAGGCAGAGAAGCCAGGTGGGCTGAGGGCTGCATGTGTACCTGCAGAGATACAGAACACCCTGTTCCAGCAGAAGGCGCTCCAAGCCTGAGCCAGGAAAGGACTACAGTGGTCAGCTCCCTTCAACACCCCACAGGCATCTCAAATTCATCTCAAATTCGGCAGGTCAAAAACTGACCTCCATACTGACATAATCCAAAAGGAGACAGGAACGGAGACAGAGGAGTGAAAACCAGAGGGATGACAGAAGACACGGAATGGCAGACCAAAACGCAACTGTAACAATTACTACACTAAACATAAATGGTCTAAAGACACCAcctaaaagaaaagcaaagtcagGCTGGATAAGAAACAAGACCCGACTTACGTGTGGTCCACAAGCCCCATTTTAAATACAGTGACGGAACCAGGATAAGAGTAAAGAAATGGGGAATCAAAGGCTAACCAAAAGAACGCTGAGCTGCAGTGGGTGTATTAGCAGCAGACAGAGGAGACTTCAGAAAAAGGAATATCGTCAGGAAGAAACAGCACATGGTAAAAGGATCAACTGACCGAGAAGACATCACGGTCCTCAGCGTGCATGTGTCTAAAACCCAagcctcaaaatacatgaaggaaaaCCGGTAGAACCAAAGGAGGCAGACACATCCGCGATTACGGCTGGGACCCAACGATTCTCTCCCTCACGTTAATTAATGCAACAAATCAGCAAGAAGAGAGAAGACCAACACCACCATCAACCAAATTAACCCAACCGacatgtttttgtctttttttcccccctgacaTTTAGGCAACACTAGACCCAACAGCGGGAGAACACATATGCAAGTCCACGTGGAACATTCGCCAAATCTGGGCCATAAAATAAATCTGAACAAATTCAAAAGTACTGAGTTCACACAAAGTATGTTCTCAGGCCCTAATGGAATTAAACCAGAAACTAGTAACAGAAAAATGTCCAGAAGAATCTCTAGTTACTTGGAAATTAACACACGTCTAAATATCCTGTGGTCAAAGAGGAAGTCTGAagggaaactagaaaatattttgaaccaaaaaaaatcatatatcaAATTTATAGAGTACAGCTGAAATAGCGTTTAGATAGAAACAGTTATTACTAAATGCTTACGTtacaaaagatctcaaatcaataagcCTAAGTTCCTAATTCAAGAGAGCAAATTAAGTCCAAagcaagcaaaggaaataataaaaataagaccatacacaaaaggaagcaaaagcagacaaaaaccaaTGACGTTAAAAGCTAGTTGTTTCTACGGCCAATAAAACAAATCAATCAATCTGCAGATTCactgagaaaaaagacaaaaattaccaccaccaggaataaaagaaaggacacatCACTACAGACCCCACAGATGTTACAAGGATAACAAAGGCACACAGCAAACAAACCAATGTCCATAAATTCCACAATTCAGGGAAAGGAGCAATGTGTCAAAAGGCACAAATCCCCAAAACTCACCCAAGAAGAAACTGATAAGCTGACTAGTCCCCTAGCTACAAAAATAACTGGGTTCATTGTTAAAAACCTAACAACGAAAACTCCAGGCCTGGATGCTTTTGCTGGGGAGTTCTACTTAATACTTAAGAATGAACACCAACTCTATACATCTACCCAGAAAATAAGAGAGAGCACCTCCCAACTCATTTTGAGGCCAGTGTTATACTGACAACCAAATCCAGACAGAGAGTACGAGAAAatctgagggaggaagggcaAAACCCGAGTATTCCCACCACCACCTCTGGAAAATGCTGCCGTCAACCCAGCTGCCAGAGTCCACACGCCTCTGTCCTCTGGCTTCCAGGCACCACGGCCTGTCCCTTTGGCCTCCCACCTCCACAGCCACCCGGGCCTCTCTTGCCTGAAGAACCACAAAACCTCCCAGGGTGTCCTTCCTCCCATTACTGCCTCCCACTGACCCATTCTCCACACGGACCAGGATCTGACCACTTCTAGCTCCAACGCTTCCTGACTCCCCTTCACTTGCTCAGGGGATAAAACCAGAAGCCTCAACAAAGCTGGCCAACCTCAGCCACTCCTCTTCCCGACCCAGCCTCTGTTCCTCAGTGGAGCCGACCTCATCCTAATTCCCACTGGTTTCTAGAACGCTTCTGCTGGGCTCCGTGGCTTTGTCCCCACTGTTCCTGACCCTCGGAACCCTAACCCGACTGCTGCCGAGCTTGCTCTTGCACAGCGGTCacccctcctctgggaagcctgcCTTCTACCTTGCGGGAGAGGCATGCCTTCCCCCCCGTCCTCCTCTCCCCATTGTCCGGGCAGGAGCAGACACTCCTCAGGGCAGTGGCTGGTGTGGCAAGAGTGAAGACAGAAGGTAGGCGGACCAGAGAGCAGAGTATCTGCCAAGGTGCAGTGCCCCCAGATCAAATCAGGAAAACATCCCCAAAGCCTGGAGACGCCCAGGTCTGTGCCAGATGGTGCCCGAGATCGAGAGGCTAGCTGCACGGACTGCTGAGCAAGGCCCCCCAGAGCCCAGTCTTCGCAGCAGGGGCCTCATCTGTCCCCCTAGTCTCCCCACAAGGCGGGAGAGACAAGGACCACCCGGCCCCCATCCCGCTGGATGACGAGAGCCCAGTCTCCGCATCACCGGGACTTGCCCCCAAGGCTCAAAGGCCCAGATCCGGCACCTGGCCCACCACACGAGCACCTAGGACGTGGGGCACTGGGCTCGGGGGGGTCTGAAGGCACTACAGCCCACCTGCTGGCCGCGGCCGTGCTGCTGGCCTTCTTGGCGGGAGGCTTCTTCGGTTGGGCCTGCTTGGCAGGTGGGGCCACCTTGGCCTTCTTGTCGTCCTCGGACTTTGCCTTGTGCCtctccttgtccttgtccttgtccttgtccttgtccttcttcttcttctccttctccttcttctccttcttcctctttggcTTATTCACTGGGGCCTGCGACAGGGCGGCCAGCTGCTCGTGCACGGCCTTCAGCTGGAAGATAGCAGGTGGCTGAGCAAGGCTGCCCTGGGGCTGGCCCAAGGGGGCCACAGGTGGTGGCGGGGACTTTGGGGCGCCCTTGGAGCTACCTCAACCTCGCGGGGAGGTGAGCCAGGGCCACCGAGGCCACACCCTGCTGTGGAAAGGCAGGCAGGTCCCAGAGCAGGTGGCATCGAGCTCCACTCTGCCCTCACTGGCCCGTGACGGCTGGAAAAGGGCTGCCTCGCCGTCCTCACCGGAAACGCGGCTCACGGGTGGCCAGGAGGCCAGCAGGTGAGCCTGGTGACACGTGCAGACCAGGACAGGTGCATAGTAACAACCTGATAAATCGTAgccaagggtgcctggggggctcagtcggttaagcctccgattttgactcagatcatgatctcacggttcacgagttcgagctccgcgttgggctctgtgctgacagctcggagcctggagcctgcttctgattctgtgcccctcccctgctcacgcgccctctctctctctctctttcaaaaacaaataaacattaaaaaaaaaaaaaaaccttaaatggTAGCTAACGTTCTTCTCACCAGGTATCTTCCAGACGAAGGCAAGTCTACATAGAGGCCTGTTAGATAGAGGTCTATTCGTCTGCACGAAGGAGGTTTTCCACAGCTTCCTTCAGAAGCCACAGGGAGGCCACCCGGCAGATGCACAGACTGACCCAGCGCCAGCAGCTACCATCTCGTTTCAGggacacccacccacccccccccgacATGGGCCACGAGGGGCCACCGTAAGCGGCACCTCACAGGAGAGGAAACGGATCCTCGCGGATCCCAGGCTGCCCGGTGGCTATCCCCAGGGCCACCTCCCCTGTGGTGTCGCCTCTAACGAGGCTCAAGCCGAAGTCCCACGCCAGCCCCACCGTGGTGACCGCGGAGGCACCTGCACTCGGCTCTCGGTCCGCCTCACCCCCGCAGCAGCCGGGGAGCCGGCCCCGCTCAGACACTGCCGCGGCGGGCGAGGCACCCGGGGTCCGCCGGGACCCCCGGAACGGCCACCGCAAGCCAGGCGGGCGTGACCCCGACCCGCGGGCGCGACCGAGGGGCCCCCGGAGCAGACGACTGCCCGCACCTGTTCCTGCAGCTCCGCCAGCCTGGTGGCCCTCTCCTCCTCCGAGTCCGAGCTGCCCGAGTCCGAGGAGCTCTCCTCGCTGCTGCGGCTGCTCTCGGCGCCCTTGCTCAGCACGGGGGCCGCAGGGGCGGGCAGTGCCGGTGCCTCCGCAGGCTCGTCCGGCATCTTGGCGAACCGCATCTCAAACACGTCCTGTGGGAGAGCAGGGGCCGCCTGAGGTCCTGGATGCCCACGAGGCGGCCCCTCGGGGTGGGGGACCCACACCCGAGGGCCCCTGAGATGCCCTCGGAGATACGCCCACGGCTGCTTGgcaggcacccctgcccccaagcTGCCCCCCCCCTGCAATCCAGGCCCCGGGCACAGGTCCAGGGACAGGCCACGGGGCCCCAGCCACAGACACAGCCTTCTAGGAACTGGTCCGAAAGCCCCCTTTCTCAAGCATGCAAACCTTCTAGAGACCGGTGCCTCCCTTTAGCCTCTGGGTCTGAGGCTCTCCGAGGCTGCCCCCCCTGCAAAGCAGCCCGAGTGCCTGCCTTTGTCTGACCTGTGACCTCTGTGGGGCCCCCAGCTGCTGGGTCTGGGGGCTGGCTTACTTTCCCCCCTTGGGGTCACCTTGGGGTTTTTACCGCAGCATCGCATCTCATTCCGACTCAGGCCCAAAAAAAGTTGTCCTGTCAAAGTTGGCTTTCGAAAAGCCCCCCACAGAGCAGGACCCAGGCCCTCAGGAGCACCTCCCAGCGCAGGTCCCCTCTCCCGGCCGCCCAGGTTCATTTCAGATGGGGGCGCGCAGCCACGTGGGAGCTCTCCCTCTGCAGAGCTCATCCGGCTGCATCCACACCAGATGACTCACATGAGATGCCACCCCAGTGACGAGCCATCCAGCTCCAGAAGCACCCGCTCCGGGTTCTGGACCCAGACTCTCCTCCTGGGGTGAAGACCGCCCCCAAGACACAGAGGCGCAGAGCCAGGGTCTGGCCGGGCCCTCGCACGTGGCCTGGAGGGGCGTGGACCCCAGAGCTGCCCCCGCACCACTGTGCCAGCGCATGCGCTAAACGGCCATCGCTAATCATGGCTCTCGGCCTCTGTGGCTGTGCTGCCGAGAACCACCTTTTGCAGGACAGAAGCGGGGCCTCGGGCCTCTGGCCTCTGCTTGCACACCCGACCTGCCACCAGGGCCGCCTGGCTCCCTTATTAGGCTGAACCGGTGCACCGGGTTCAGAAGCATCACAGAGCAAACACGGAGGGGAATTCTGCTCCGAGGCACAGTGGGTGTGGTCTCAGTACGAAACCGAAACCGCAGACCCCGCGGGCTTTCTCCGGCATTCTGGGACCACCAAGGCCACTCCGCCCTCCTCCCCAGCGGGAGCCGGTCCACAGAGGGCGcgcccgccctccccaccccggcaTCAGCAcggcccccagccctccctgaGTCTCGGGTGGTCAAGGGTTCTGAGcgagacaaacagaaaaaagcGTTCTAAGCAAAAAACTAGGAACATCTCACGCGACAAACATACTGCGTCCTGGAGAAACGGAACGCTGGAAGAGAGTGAGTAGAGGTCCACGATTTTTACTCTTCCCTCCAAAATACTGTTCCAATTACACGACATTTAAAATTCCGCTGCTATTAACTATAAAAGCAACAGCGCCCATCACCAAGGGAGCGTACTGGCCCCCGCAGAAACGTGTGCGCAGCACCCAGACTTTGGCCAAAAATCCcacgcatgcacgtgcacacacacacacgtctgtgTGTGCGAGGTGTGAGAGCACAGGTACACAGTCCCTGCACCAAAGGTCAGGCTCGCCTTCCCTACGGTTCCCACACCTCGTCCCACAAACCACTTTCGGCGTCAGAAAAGGCCACGCAAACAGCCATCACATACAACCTCCGGCAGCCTCGCTGGCAGCCTCGTGGCGaggcccccccacacccccaggcgCGGAGCTGAGAGCAGGAGAGCTGCAGGAGAACGGACCCCCCCTCATCCTCCCCGGCCCAGCTGGAGCGCACGCCCGTCCCGGAGGGCGTGTGCCCGCGGCTCGCCTGTCCGCCCCCGGGGAGAAACGTGTCCCGCGGCATTCCTGGCCAGATGTCCCCTGCGATGCCCATGTCCTTCCCGAGTGCCCACCCTGGGCTGGGTCCCACCTGTGCCCAGAAGGCCCCTCTGCCCGGGAGCGCCTCAGGTTACCTGGAGCTTCCTGGCCATGGCCACCACCTCGTGGTCCGGGGGGTTGTACTTGTAGCAATTGGAGAACATTAACCGGATGTCAGCTGCGAAACCCTGCGCGTCTGGGTACTCGCGGCTGTCCATCTTCTTCTGTAAGACATGAGCGACAGGGTGTGACGGGCGCCGCCCCCGCCCAGCAACCCCACTCCCAGCCAGGCCCCGCCTGCATGGACCACTGCCAGCAGCAAGCccaataaagagagagagagagagagagggagagggagggagggagggagggagggagggaggaagcaggactCGAGGGCTTGGGAGGGGGCTCTGGGACCCCCTGGAACAACACCCCAGAGAGGCCGCTGCCCTGggtggaaggaaaggaggcaTCCTGGCTCCCGCAGCTGCCACGTAAGCTCTCCTTGCCCTGGTTTCCACACATTGTGTGACATTATACACAGTGAAATCCCTCACGGGGGGAGCTTCAGGGGGGACGAGGGGCTTCCGGTAAAAGTCACTGCCAacactgggtggggggggggaggtctccTCAGGTCATGGACTGAGACgttcacttcacctctctgaggaCCCAGACGCCCCCCCACAAGCAGCACCGGACAGTCCTGGCCGACCCAGTGGAACAAGGTGGGGCTGGCAGGGGTGAGACTCAGGCAGGCTGTATGCCGAGCACAGAGGCACCACCATGGACGGGCACAAGCTGCCAGTCAGGGCAGATGGAGGGGAGACTCGGTGAGGGAGCGAGCTCCCTGGCTCTTCCAGGCCCAAACAGAAATCATCAGTCAGGGACCTCCTGTCGGCGAGGactgcccctcttccctgggcGCTGAGCGCCACTGCAGCGGGACCCTGCAGGTTAGAGCCCAACCACCTGTCCCATTTGAGCCTAGACTAACAGAATCCCGGACTCTGGTGGGTTGAGTGCAGCCCGACTCCAGGACCCTCGGCCTCTCTAGCGCCCTGGATACATGCCCCCTCTCCCACCAGCTGCAGAGCTGCAGACAGCACCCAGGCTGCATGGCTCCAGCGCTCGGCACAGCCTCCCTACCGCGGGAGTCCCGGCTACCAGGCACAAACAGGCACCCGAGACCCTCTTGACTTCTGTACGATTTTCAGGCTCTGGTGCTAACTTGACCGCTGGCCGCCTGGGCAGGGCTGAGGCACAGACAGGCTAAACCTAAGTGCACTGGGGGCCCAAGGAGAGTCGGCGGCTGGCTGGGGCTCCTCGGGGGCTCCCGGATGATGGGTGTTTCTCAAGGGGAGCGCCAGAGCAAACCGCCCAGGTCCCCGCAGGACGcggc includes these proteins:
- the BRD3 gene encoding bromodomain-containing protein 3 isoform X1; protein product: MSTTATVAPTGIPAAPGPVNPPPPEVSNPTKPGRKTNQLQYMQNVVVKTLWKHQFAWPFYQPVDAIKLNLPDYHKIIKNPMDMGTIKKRLENSYYWSASECMQDFNTMFTNCYIYNKPTDDIVLMAQALEKIFLQKVAQMPQEEVELLPPAPKGKGRKPAGGTQSAGTQQVAAVSSVTPAAPFQSVPPTVSQTPVIAATPVPTITANITSVPVPPAAAPPPPSTPIIPVVPPTPPVVKKKGVKRKADTTTPTTSAITASRSESPPPLSDPKQAKVVARRESGGRPIKPPKKDLEDGEVPQHAGKRGKLSEHLRHCDSILKEMLSKKHAAYAWPFYKPVDAEALELHDYHDIIKHPMDLSTVKKKMDSREYPDAQGFAADIRLMFSNCYKYNPPDHEVVAMARKLQDVFEMRFAKMPDEPAEAPALPAPAAPVLSKGAESSRSSEESSSDSGSSDSEEERATRLAELQEQLKAVHEQLAALSQAPVNKPKRKKEKKEKEKKKKDKDKDKDKDKERHKAKSEDDKKAKVAPPAKQAQPKKPPAKKASSTAAASRQPKKGGKQASASYDSEEEEEGLPMSYDEKRQLSLDINRLPGEKLGRVVHIIQSREPSLRDSNPDEIEIDFETLKPTTLRELERYVKSCLQKKQRKPFSTSGKKQAAKSKEELAQEKKKELERRLQDVSGQLNNKKPAKKEKAGSAPSGGPSRLSSSSSSASGSSSSSGSSSDSSDSE
- the BRD3 gene encoding bromodomain-containing protein 3 isoform X2 → MSTTATVAPTGIPAAPGPVNPPPPEVSNPTKPGRKTNQLQYMQNVVVKTLWKHQFAWPFYQPVDAIKLNLPDYHKIIKNPMDMGTIKKRLENSYYWSASECMQDFNTMFTNCYIYNKKVAQMPQEEVELLPPAPKGKGRKPAGGTQSAGTQQVAAVSSVTPAAPFQSVPPTVSQTPVIAATPVPTITANITSVPVPPAAAPPPPSTPIIPVVPPTPPVVKKKGVKRKADTTTPTTSAITASRSESPPPLSDPKQAKVVARRESGGRPIKPPKKDLEDGEVPQHAGKRGKLSEHLRHCDSILKEMLSKKHAAYAWPFYKPVDAEALELHDYHDIIKHPMDLSTVKKKMDSREYPDAQGFAADIRLMFSNCYKYNPPDHEVVAMARKLQDVFEMRFAKMPDEPAEAPALPAPAAPVLSKGAESSRSSEESSSDSGSSDSEEERATRLAELQEQLKAVHEQLAALSQAPVNKPKRKKEKKEKEKKKKDKDKDKDKDKERHKAKSEDDKKAKVAPPAKQAQPKKPPAKKASSTAAASRQPKKGGKQASASYDSEEEEEGLPMSYDEKRQLSLDINRLPGEKLGRVVHIIQSREPSLRDSNPDEIEIDFETLKPTTLRELERYVKSCLQKKQRKPFSTSGKKQAAKSKEELAQEKKKELERRLQDVSGQLNNKKPAKKEKAGSAPSGGPSRLSSSSSSASGSSSSSGSSSDSSDSE